One region of Xyrauchen texanus isolate HMW12.3.18 chromosome 11, RBS_HiC_50CHRs, whole genome shotgun sequence genomic DNA includes:
- the LOC127652022 gene encoding GTPase IMAP family member 9-like, translating to MGVLGVFGVFGCVWVCWVCLGAFCVLLLFTCRLLHRQVENDLLLTGSTEFSKEAEMRIDYLNIVLMGKTGAGKSASGNTILGRDEFEVNLSPGAVTRICKASRTEIDGQNIRVIDTIGLSDKSIKTSDSQSKIEQIFDCTDCGIDVFLLVIKLSKLITEEDMNIVKWIEENFGEKASEHTLVLFTHGEELQEPIEEYLSLHESLKSVLKQCSGRYHVFNNKSEDRSQVTELLKKIELLKMTNGSRRYTEQDYKKTQDKIQHEECLSGAAAGGGDVGTLGAAAIGAAGGAVVAAVGVGMFFIFRKM from the exons ATGGGTGTGTTGGGTGTGTTtggtgtgtttgggtgtgtttgggtgtgttggGTGTGTTTGGGTGCTTTTTGTGTTCTGCTTCTCTTCACCTGCCGTCTGTTGCACAGACAAGTTGAAAACGATCTGCTGTTAACAG GTTCAACTGAATTTTCAAAAGAAGCTGAAATGA GAATAGATTATTTGAATATTGTGCTGATGGGTAAAACTGGAGCAGGAAAGAGTGCTTCAGGAAACACAATTCTGGGCAGAGATGAGTTTGAAGTGAATTTGTCTCCTGGAGCTGTGACCAGGATCTGTAAAGCATCACGTACAGAAATAGATGGACAAAACATCCGTGTGATCGACACAATAGGACTCTCTGATAAATCAATAAAGACTTCAGATTCACAAAGTAAAATAGAGCAGATATTTGATTGTACAGATTGTGGTATTGATGTGTTTCTGCTGGTGATCAAATTGAGTAAACTAATCACAGAGGAGGACATGAACATTGTGAAATGGATCGAAGAGAACTTTGGAGAAAAGGCCTCAGAACACACATTAGTGCTCTTTACTCATGGAGAGGAATTACAGGAGCCAATTGAGGAATATCTGAGTCTACACGAATCACTGAAGTCAGTATTAAAACAGTGTTCAGGAAGATATCATGTTTTTAATAACAAATCTGAAGATCGCTCTCAAGTCACTGAACTTCTGAAAAAGATTGAGTTACTGAAGATGACGAATGGAAGCAGGAGATACACTGAACAGGACTATAAGAAGACTCAGGATAAAATCCAACATGAAGAATGTCTTTCAGGAGCAGCAGCTGGAGGAGGAGATGTGGGAACATTAGGAGCAGCAGCAATCGGAGCAGCAGGAGGTGCAGTTGTGGCAGCAGTTGGTGtaggaatgttttttattttcaggaaaatgtaa
- the LOC127651163 gene encoding GTPase IMAP family member 9-like, translated as MVNIVLLGKTGSGKSATGNTILDEEVFEAKFSSKSVTKTCKSYHGEVNRQKITLIDTPGLCDTTMSTDEIKTEIEKLFNHSGDGVDAFLLVIRVDVIFTQEEENTVKWIQENFGEEATKYTMVVFTHGDATTDSIQDYIDENEKLMSLVNKCRGGYHVFNNKDKDRSQVTELLRKIEELKEKNQSKHYKREDYEKTQEEIRRKKGLIGAAAGGTGGAGIGAATGAGIALKTGAVAVTVGKAAATGSIRSRCCRSSSSWCRSVFILRK; from the coding sequence tgaaCATTGTGCTGTTGGGAAAAACTGGATCAGGAAAGAGTGCAACAGGAAACACTATCCTGGATGAGGAAGTTTTTGAAGCAAAGTTTTCTTCTAAATCTGTGACCAAAACATGTAAGTCATATCATGGAGAGGTGAATAGACAGAAAATCACATTGATCGACACACCAGGACTCTGTGATACGACAATGTCAACAGACGAGATTAAAACTGAAATAGAGAAGTTATTTAATCACTCTGGTGATGGTGTTGATGCGTTCCTGCTGGTGATCAGAGTGGATGTGATATTCACACAAGAGGAGGAGAACACAGTGAAATGGATTCAGGAGAACTTTGGAGAAGAAGCCACAAAATACACAATGGTGGTGTTTACTCATGGAGATGCAACAACTGATTCAATTCAGGACTATATTGATGAGAATGAAAAGCTGATGTCACTGGTTAATAAGTGTAGAGGAGGATATCATGTTTTTAATAACAAAGACAAAGATCGATCTCAGGTCACTGAACTTCTGAGAAAGATTGAAGAATTAAAGGAGAAGAATCAAAGTAAACACTATAAAAGGGAGGACTATGAGAAAACTCAGGAAGAAATTCGGCGCAAAAAAGGTTTAATTGGAGCAGCAGCAGGAGGAACTGGAGGAGCAGGAATAGGAGCAGCAACAGGAGCAGGAATAGCTCTTAAGACAGGAGCAGTTGCAGTTACTGTGGGGAAGGCAGCTGCTACTGGGAGCATTAGGAGTAGGTGTTGTAGGAGCAGCAGTAGTTGGTGTAGGAGTGTATTTATATTGCGGAAGTAA